ACCTTTCTCGGGGCAAGACCCGTAATAACCACCTCCACCGACTTAAACGGCATGACCTCCCTGGATGTGTGGGCCAAGAAGAGTAACCTGACCGTGGACGACTGGTCCCTGGTTCCAAGGGCCGCGACCAGGTTCATCAACACCGGGGTGTTGAAAGTATACGCTGACATCCCCCTCGATCTCCCTCTCGATTTTACTGTGGTATCGGCGCCCTCCTCGGCTGACGTCCTGATCACGAACAAAAACAGGCTCCGGGAGGCGAGCGGCGTCTATTTGAGACCCAAAAACCTTTTTGTCGGTATCGGGTGCAACAGAGGCACGTCCCATGAAGAGATGGAAGAGGCTTTGAGACAAACCCTGAGAAGACACAACCTATCGTTCTTCTCTATTGCTTCTCTTGCTACCGTGGACAGAAAAGCCGACGAGGCAGGCCTCATCAGCCTTTCGCGTGCCCATGGTTTTCCCGTCCGCACCTTTACCCCCGACGAGCTAAACTCGGTCAAGGGGCTTACGCGATCTCAGGCCGCGTTCAACGCAACGGGGGCGCAGGCCGTGGCTGAACCCGCGGCCATTCTCGCCTCGGCAGACGGAAGGCTCATTGTGCCAAAACAAAGAGCAGGCAGTGTCACGGTGGCGGTTGCCGAGGGGGGGGTGGCAGGGGGCGCTCACCAATCCGGAGGGCCGAAAGGCGGTCTTCGAGGTGCCCTCCACATTGTGGGTACGGGACCGGGAGGACTCGAGCATCTGACCCCGTATGCGCGCAACGCGATTCTTGCCTCGGAGACGATTGTGGGCTATCACGTGTATTTAGACCTCATCAGGGATTTGATCAAAGAGAAGGATACCATATCCACGGGGATGACGCGGGAGATCGAAAGGTGTGAGGCCGCCCTGAAAGAGGCCCTTGCGGGAAAACGGGTCTGCCTTGTGAGTGGCGGGGACCCTGGCATCTACGCTATGGCGGGACTTATCTACGAGCTGCTCGAGAAGAACCGTTCGCGCGAGGCCGCAGAGCTTTCGGTTGAGGTTGTTCCCGGCGTATCGGCGCTCAATGCATGCGCGGCTCGACTCGGGGCCCCTCTTATGCATGATTTTGCCGCAATCAGTCTCTCTGACAGGCTTACGGACTGGGAATTAATTGCTGAGAGGCTTGAGGCGGCTGCCCGCTCTGATTTCGTGCTCGTGCTCTACAATCCCAAAAGCAAGGGCAGGCCGGATCACATTGGCAGGGCTCGGGGGATCATCCTCCGACACAGACGCTCCGACACACCTGTGGGGATAGTTAAGGACGCCACGCGCAGTACAGAAGAAATAGTAATAACAAACCTCAAAGACATGCTCAACCATACAATTGATATGCATACCACCGTAATCATAGGCAATTCTCAAAGCTTCGTTTGGAACGATCGGATGGTTACCCGCCGAGGATACG
This genomic window from Syntrophorhabdaceae bacterium contains:
- the cobJ gene encoding precorrin-3B C(17)-methyltransferase; the encoded protein is MDTESKVVIFYITEPALHLARRLTRLYPDAQIKKFNTGRVRESWDTGRVLIFITACGIVVRAIAPLIKDKKKDPAVLVLDEKGDFVISLLSGHLGGANENTAKIATFLGARPVITTSTDLNGMTSLDVWAKKSNLTVDDWSLVPRAATRFINTGVLKVYADIPLDLPLDFTVVSAPSSADVLITNKNRLREASGVYLRPKNLFVGIGCNRGTSHEEMEEALRQTLRRHNLSFFSIASLATVDRKADEAGLISLSRAHGFPVRTFTPDELNSVKGLTRSQAAFNATGAQAVAEPAAILASADGRLIVPKQRAGSVTVAVAEGGVAGGAHQSGGPKGGLRGALHIVGTGPGGLEHLTPYARNAILASETIVGYHVYLDLIRDLIKEKDTISTGMTREIERCEAALKEALAGKRVCLVSGGDPGIYAMAGLIYELLEKNRSREAAELSVEVVPGVSALNACAARLGAPLMHDFAAISLSDRLTDWELIAERLEAAARSDFVLVLYNPKSKGRPDHIGRARGIILRHRRSDTPVGIVKDATRSTEEIVITNLKDMLNHTIDMHTTVIIGNSQSFVWNDRMVTRRGYGRVR